In Nerophis ophidion isolate RoL-2023_Sa linkage group LG12, RoL_Noph_v1.0, whole genome shotgun sequence, a single window of DNA contains:
- the LOC133563803 gene encoding cAMP-regulated phosphoprotein 19-like isoform X2, giving the protein MRSTNLELSLNLICKWSTVEVRHSFIHDPAPLVQEMDDKVVSTEKAEEAKIKVMHPNLGARPGGSDFLRKRLQKGLKYFDSGDYNMAKAKMKNKHLPLAPTEKAQITGGHIPTPQDLPQRKTSIATSKLAER; this is encoded by the exons ATGCGCAGTACGAATTTGGAGCTGAGTCTCAATTTAATTTGCAAGTGGTCGACAGTAGAGGTGCGGCACTCTTTCATCCATGATCCCGCACCCCTGGTGCAG GAAATGGATGACAAAGTTGTCAGTACAGAGAAAGCAGAAGAAGCCAAGATAAAGGTCATGCATCCCAATCTTGGAGCTAGACCGGGAGGTTCAGATTTTCTGAGAAAACGACTTCAGAAAGGG CTAAAGTATTTTGATTCTGGCGATTACAACATGGCCAAggccaaaatgaagaataaacACTTGCCATTAGCCCCAACAGAGAAGGCTCAGATCACAGGTGGTCACATCCCGACACCTCAGGACCTGCCTCAGAGAAAGACCTCTATTGCGACAAGCAAACTGGCTGAGCGATGA
- the LOC133563803 gene encoding cAMP-regulated phosphoprotein 19-like isoform X1 — MAVVVRMRSTNLELSLNLICKWSTVEVRHSFIHDPAPLVQVGPSPFSATGHILSSKMSELAEGAMTMEEEREMDDKVVSTEKAEEAKIKVMHPNLGARPGGSDFLRKRLQKGLKYFDSGDYNMAKAKMKNKHLPLAPTEKAQITGGHIPTPQDLPQRKTSIATSKLAER; from the exons ATGGCAGTTGTCGTGCGCATGCGCAGTACGAATTTGGAGCTGAGTCTCAATTTAATTTGCAAGTGGTCGACAGTAGAGGTGCGGCACTCTTTCATCCATGATCCCGCACCCCTGGTGCAGGTAGGACCTTCTCCTTTCTCTGCAACAGGCCACATTTTAAGTTCGAAAATGTCAGAGTTGGCCGAAGGAGCCATGACTATGGAAGAAGAGCGG GAAATGGATGACAAAGTTGTCAGTACAGAGAAAGCAGAAGAAGCCAAGATAAAGGTCATGCATCCCAATCTTGGAGCTAGACCGGGAGGTTCAGATTTTCTGAGAAAACGACTTCAGAAAGGG CTAAAGTATTTTGATTCTGGCGATTACAACATGGCCAAggccaaaatgaagaataaacACTTGCCATTAGCCCCAACAGAGAAGGCTCAGATCACAGGTGGTCACATCCCGACACCTCAGGACCTGCCTCAGAGAAAGACCTCTATTGCGACAAGCAAACTGGCTGAGCGATGA